Proteins from one Pseudobdellovibrionaceae bacterium genomic window:
- the murG gene encoding undecaprenyldiphospho-muramoylpentapeptide beta-N-acetylglucosaminyltransferase translates to MAGGGTGGHVFPGIAIAKALQEMDPGCKIYFVGTSQGLETKLVPAAGYELFLLPGGKLNMPGRYFEKLKTLLKMPFGFLKAARLLLRHPPQAVLGVGGYASGPFVLIASLMGFKTALWEANAYPGKANKWLSKFVDRAFVVFEEARPQLKAKHVQRLGMPVRAEIEAGYAMTKAALSSGLAAPERAKLHVLCFGGSMGARAVNQALAQVLENWGEQLDLEVVHQIGSTDWTQFQERYKKQGAWLRPMEFLKDMPERYAWADLVIARAGASTVAEIAAFGKPAILIPLPGAEAHQEKNAEALAAKNAVVLLRQSELTPERLKLEIESLKGDPARRKQMAENVVEFFEPKAAHQIARTLMDFETP, encoded by the coding sequence ATCGCTGGCGGAGGCACCGGGGGCCACGTTTTTCCCGGCATCGCCATCGCCAAAGCCCTGCAAGAGATGGATCCCGGCTGCAAAATTTATTTCGTCGGCACGTCGCAAGGGCTCGAAACGAAATTGGTGCCCGCCGCGGGTTATGAGTTGTTTCTGCTTCCGGGCGGCAAACTCAATATGCCGGGACGTTATTTCGAAAAACTCAAAACTTTGCTTAAGATGCCTTTCGGATTTCTGAAGGCAGCACGTCTGTTGTTGCGTCACCCACCGCAAGCGGTTCTCGGCGTTGGCGGTTACGCTTCGGGCCCCTTCGTGCTGATCGCTTCGTTGATGGGCTTCAAGACCGCGCTCTGGGAGGCGAATGCCTATCCCGGAAAAGCGAACAAGTGGCTGTCGAAGTTCGTGGATCGGGCCTTCGTTGTTTTCGAAGAGGCGCGTCCTCAGTTGAAGGCCAAACACGTGCAACGTTTGGGGATGCCCGTGCGGGCCGAGATCGAAGCCGGTTACGCGATGACGAAAGCCGCGCTTTCTTCGGGGCTGGCCGCCCCGGAGCGCGCTAAACTTCATGTCCTTTGTTTCGGCGGCAGTATGGGCGCGCGCGCCGTGAATCAGGCGCTGGCGCAGGTTCTGGAAAACTGGGGCGAGCAACTGGATCTGGAAGTCGTGCACCAAATCGGCTCGACCGATTGGACGCAGTTTCAAGAGCGTTACAAGAAGCAGGGCGCCTGGCTTCGTCCCATGGAATTTCTGAAGGATATGCCTGAACGCTACGCATGGGCCGATCTGGTGATCGCGCGCGCGGGGGCGTCGACCGTGGCGGAGATCGCGGCCTTCGGGAAGCCCGCGATCCTGATTCCGCTGCCGGGGGCGGAAGCTCATCAAGAGAAGAACGCCGAGGCCCTGGCGGCTAAAAATGCCGTCGTGCTGCTGCGCCAAAGTGAGCTGACTCCGGAACGATTGAAACTCGAGATTGAATCGTTGAAAGGCGACCCCGCTCGGCGTAAACAAATGGCCGAAAACGTCGTCGAATTTTTCGAACCCAAGGCCGCACATCAGATCGCGCGCACTTTGATGGATTTCGAAACGCCTTAA
- a CDS encoding UDP-N-acetylmuramate--L-alanine ligase, producing the protein MNSTASHQLWKSKFHFVGIGGIGMCGLAELLHNMGAQVTGSDLGENANTDRLKAMGVKVMKGHAAENLGAVDVVVYSSAVSMENPEVAAARARGIPLIPRAEALAEMMRLKRGIALAGTHGKTTTTAMTAAIFLEAQARPTIVVGGRLDLIQSTALLGDGEWLIAEADESDGSFHKLQPEIAVVTNIDSDHLDYYKSFENLQQSFTAFGLKVPFYGSLIACGDDPQVRRVFENFPKRVKYYGFDAKNEYRIEGGKGRYKLFQKKKLAGDLAQTEDKLLGDFEVKVPGQHNALNATASLLAGLAAGIPFAICQKGLANFQGVDRRFQLKGEAKNIKVYDDYGHHPTEVRATLQGFRERFPDNRVVALFQPHRYSRTQLCWHDFTNCFSQADHVILTDIYAAGEKPIDGITGERLVAEAKHNSKLYLAKDDQLAAKVRAQLKDGDVLVTLGAGDIWKTGMQVLDLLK; encoded by the coding sequence ATGAATTCCACCGCCAGCCACCAACTCTGGAAGTCCAAATTTCACTTCGTCGGGATCGGCGGAATCGGGATGTGTGGGTTAGCGGAGCTTCTGCACAATATGGGCGCGCAAGTGACCGGCTCCGATCTGGGAGAGAATGCCAACACCGATCGCTTGAAAGCGATGGGCGTCAAAGTCATGAAGGGACATGCGGCCGAGAATCTGGGCGCCGTGGATGTCGTCGTCTATTCCAGCGCCGTCTCGATGGAGAATCCCGAAGTCGCGGCCGCGCGCGCGCGTGGCATCCCGCTCATTCCGCGCGCGGAAGCTTTGGCCGAAATGATGCGCTTGAAACGCGGAATCGCGCTGGCGGGCACGCACGGGAAAACCACGACGACGGCGATGACCGCGGCGATTTTCTTAGAGGCACAAGCGCGTCCCACGATCGTCGTCGGCGGACGTTTGGATCTGATTCAGTCGACGGCGCTGCTCGGGGACGGTGAATGGTTGATCGCCGAAGCGGACGAGAGCGACGGCAGCTTCCACAAGCTGCAACCCGAGATCGCGGTCGTGACCAACATCGACTCGGATCACCTGGACTACTACAAAAGCTTCGAGAACCTGCAGCAGTCGTTCACGGCCTTCGGTTTGAAGGTGCCGTTCTACGGTTCGCTGATCGCGTGCGGGGACGATCCGCAAGTGCGCAGGGTCTTCGAAAACTTCCCGAAACGCGTGAAGTACTACGGCTTCGACGCGAAGAACGAGTACCGCATCGAGGGCGGCAAGGGGCGCTACAAGCTCTTCCAGAAGAAAAAGCTCGCCGGCGATCTTGCGCAAACGGAAGACAAGCTTCTCGGGGATTTTGAAGTGAAAGTGCCCGGGCAACATAATGCTTTGAACGCGACGGCGTCGCTCTTGGCGGGACTCGCGGCCGGCATTCCCTTCGCGATCTGCCAAAAAGGGCTCGCGAACTTTCAAGGCGTCGATCGCCGTTTTCAACTCAAAGGCGAAGCGAAGAACATCAAAGTGTACGACGATTACGGACACCATCCGACCGAGGTGCGCGCGACCCTGCAGGGCTTCCGCGAGCGCTTCCCCGACAATCGCGTGGTGGCGCTTTTCCAGCCGCATCGGTACTCGCGCACGCAGCTGTGCTGGCATGACTTCACGAACTGTTTCAGCCAGGCCGATCACGTCATTCTGACCGACATCTACGCCGCCGGCGAAAAACCCATCGATGGCATCACCGGTGAACGTTTGGTCGCCGAGGCCAAACACAATTCGAAGTTGTACCTCGCGAAAGACGATCAGCTGGCGGCCAAAGTGCGCGCCCAGCTCAAGGACGGCGACGTGCTTGTCACCTTGGGCGCGGGCGATATCTGGAAGACGGGGATGCAGGTCCTCGATCTGCTGAAATAG
- the murB gene encoding UDP-N-acetylmuramate dehydrogenase, whose product MNPSGPLAIARDVKLSTYNTWQVGGSAEFFCLPRTVDEVVQAQKWAEAQHCPVHILSGGSNVLVSDEGLSGLTICLKNLAGTEIAESDGRLRITALAGTGKSELLKIFLKHKLAPALFLAGIPGDTGGGVVMNAGVAESFKPREFTEITEWFEVLKPDGSIRRYEHKDVRWNYRHSDGWQPGIIVRVGIGWPNEPDASILTQVRDANKIRLQKQPLDMPSCGSVFQNPVGHKAAQLIDQSGLKGFQVGQAQVSLKHANFIVNLGGAKARDIWSVIQNVRRVVKEKKQVELRTEVVLMGAWSDPTLNLREVKKDEH is encoded by the coding sequence ATGAACCCCTCTGGTCCCTTGGCCATCGCGCGCGACGTGAAGCTGTCCACCTACAACACCTGGCAGGTGGGGGGCAGCGCCGAATTCTTTTGTCTGCCGCGGACGGTGGACGAAGTGGTGCAAGCGCAGAAGTGGGCCGAGGCGCAGCACTGCCCGGTGCACATTTTGAGCGGTGGATCGAATGTGCTGGTGTCCGATGAGGGGCTTTCGGGCCTGACGATCTGTCTGAAAAATCTGGCGGGGACCGAAATCGCGGAAAGCGACGGTCGCTTGCGGATCACCGCGCTGGCGGGGACGGGCAAGTCGGAACTCTTGAAGATTTTTTTGAAACACAAACTCGCGCCCGCGCTGTTTTTGGCGGGAATCCCCGGCGATACCGGCGGGGGCGTCGTGATGAATGCGGGAGTGGCCGAGTCGTTCAAGCCGCGTGAATTCACCGAGATCACGGAGTGGTTCGAAGTGTTGAAGCCCGACGGCTCGATCCGTCGCTATGAGCACAAAGACGTGCGTTGGAACTATCGTCATTCCGACGGTTGGCAGCCCGGCATCATCGTGCGTGTGGGGATCGGTTGGCCGAACGAGCCGGACGCTTCGATCCTGACCCAGGTGCGTGACGCGAATAAGATTCGATTGCAGAAACAGCCGCTCGACATGCCCAGTTGCGGCTCGGTTTTTCAGAATCCGGTGGGCCACAAGGCCGCGCAGCTGATCGATCAATCGGGGCTGAAGGGTTTTCAGGTCGGCCAAGCGCAGGTGTCGCTGAAGCACGCCAATTTTATCGTCAATCTGGGCGGCGCCAAAGCCCGCGACATCTGGTCGGTCATCCAAAACGTGCGCCGCGTGGTGAAGGAAAAAAAGCAAGTGGAGCTTCGAACCGAAGTCGTCCTGATGGGCGCTTGGTCGGATCCCACTTTGAATCTACGGGAAGTGAAAAAGGATGAGCACTAA
- a CDS encoding FtsQ-type POTRA domain-containing protein, with amino-acid sequence MSTKTLSWKIIALRTFGVLAVAGLVVATPFILQREGFFKIESVEISLNEGVMMPAWLQSEWQSMRKDALKMKGRDLWSLDMDEVVREIKARPWVREVSLSRSWPDALVLSIDPKELKALARAKKGALVPVLEDGTTLSAEQMTNFVSLPIFSGEITNEDPARIKEALRLLSLFPGQGVLSIDRVSEVGFHEKEGYWILVMPFATKVRWGFGDFEKKISRVKQVMEYLDSRQIGARVIDADLSKKVVVRLRKTP; translated from the coding sequence ATGAGCACTAAAACTTTGTCATGGAAAATCATCGCCCTGCGAACGTTCGGCGTGTTGGCCGTCGCCGGTTTGGTCGTGGCGACGCCTTTCATTTTACAGCGCGAAGGTTTTTTCAAGATCGAAAGCGTCGAAATCAGCCTGAATGAAGGCGTCATGATGCCCGCATGGTTGCAATCGGAATGGCAATCCATGCGCAAAGACGCTTTGAAGATGAAGGGTCGCGATCTTTGGTCGCTCGATATGGATGAAGTCGTGCGTGAGATCAAGGCGCGTCCTTGGGTCCGTGAGGTCAGTCTTTCGCGTTCGTGGCCGGATGCTTTGGTTCTTTCGATCGATCCCAAAGAATTGAAGGCGCTCGCGCGCGCGAAGAAGGGGGCGCTCGTTCCCGTGCTCGAAGACGGCACGACTTTGTCGGCCGAACAAATGACGAACTTCGTTTCGTTGCCGATCTTTTCGGGTGAAATTACGAATGAAGATCCCGCGCGTATCAAAGAGGCGTTGCGGTTGCTTTCACTTTTTCCGGGACAAGGTGTGCTTTCGATTGATCGCGTCTCGGAAGTCGGATTTCACGAGAAGGAAGGTTACTGGATTCTCGTGATGCCGTTCGCAACGAAAGTGCGTTGGGGCTTCGGCGATTTCGAAAAAAAGATTTCGCGCGTGAAACAAGTGATGGAATATCTTGATTCTCGTCAAATAGGCGCTCGCGTCATCGACGCGGACTTGTCAAAGAAAGTTGTTGTCAGGCTGCGTAAGACTCCTTAG
- the ftsA gene encoding cell division protein FtsA yields the protein MRMTKLSAPVIAGLDIGSTKVTVIIGTVNDQNSLQIVGVGTAPNPGMRQGMVVNIEATTESIKKAREEAELMSGYKIQEVWLGVSGSHIQSFDSKGMVAIKNKEVASMDVERVIEAAKAVAVPNDRTVLHVIPREYKVDGHEGILDPIGMSGIRLEASVHIVTGSQTALANNSKCLEKAGLKSAGLVLEPLAAAMATLSEDEKALGVCVVDIGGGSCNLIYFVNGSVAHTSLIPVGGQHFSHDVAIGLRTPQSAAEELKKKYGAAMLSMVSSDESIEVEGVGGRKPRSVLRRDLVEVLEPRAEETLQLIQQDIRLSGLMPLMGSGVVLTGGASQLEGMLEMAEFVFDIPVRRGVPVKVGGLTEIVRAASFSTAVGLLLFGQSKKRFTEAFPVSVSSSVTGAKEDAPKWTLKMKEFFDGLF from the coding sequence ATGAGAATGACTAAACTGAGTGCACCGGTCATCGCTGGCCTCGACATCGGTTCGACGAAAGTCACCGTCATTATCGGTACGGTGAACGACCAGAATTCCCTGCAGATCGTTGGTGTGGGCACGGCCCCCAACCCGGGAATGCGGCAAGGGATGGTCGTCAACATCGAAGCGACCACCGAATCCATCAAAAAAGCACGTGAAGAAGCGGAATTGATGTCGGGCTACAAGATCCAAGAGGTCTGGCTCGGCGTCTCGGGGAGCCACATCCAGTCCTTCGATTCGAAGGGGATGGTCGCGATCAAAAACAAAGAAGTCGCCTCGATGGATGTCGAGCGCGTGATCGAAGCGGCGAAGGCCGTCGCGGTCCCCAACGACCGCACCGTTTTGCACGTCATTCCCCGCGAATACAAAGTCGACGGCCACGAAGGGATCTTGGACCCCATCGGGATGTCGGGTATCCGTTTGGAAGCCAGCGTTCACATCGTGACCGGTTCGCAAACCGCGCTGGCGAACAACTCCAAGTGTTTGGAAAAAGCGGGACTGAAAAGCGCGGGCCTCGTGCTTGAGCCCCTCGCGGCGGCGATGGCGACGTTGTCCGAGGACGAAAAAGCCCTCGGCGTTTGCGTCGTCGATATCGGGGGCGGCAGCTGCAACCTGATTTATTTCGTGAACGGATCGGTCGCGCACACGTCGCTGATCCCGGTCGGCGGGCAGCATTTCAGCCACGACGTCGCGATCGGTCTGCGTACCCCGCAGTCGGCGGCGGAAGAACTCAAGAAAAAGTACGGCGCGGCCATGCTTTCGATGGTTTCCAGTGACGAAAGCATCGAAGTCGAAGGCGTCGGCGGCCGCAAGCCCCGCAGCGTTCTGCGCCGCGATCTGGTCGAAGTTCTCGAGCCCCGTGCCGAAGAAACCCTCCAGCTCATCCAGCAAGATATTCGCCTGAGCGGATTGATGCCGCTAATGGGTTCGGGAGTCGTGCTGACCGGTGGCGCGAGCCAGCTGGAGGGCATGCTCGAGATGGCGGAGTTCGTCTTCGACATTCCCGTGCGTCGCGGAGTCCCGGTGAAAGTCGGCGGCCTGACGGAAATCGTGCGTGCGGCGAGCTTCTCGACCGCCGTGGGACTTCTGCTCTTCGGACAAAGTAAAAAACGTTTCACCGAGGCCTTTCCGGTTTCGGTGTCGTCCAGCGTGACGGGCGCGAAAGAAGACGCTCCGAAATGGACATTGAAGATGAAAGAGTTTTTTGACGGTTTATTCTGA
- the ftsZ gene encoding cell division protein FtsZ, with product MFELEENVHIGANIKVVGVGGGGSNAVSTMIEGAMSGVEFVVANTDIQALNANKSTVKIQLGLDLTKGLGAGANPDVGRRAAIESYNEIVEKLEGSDMVFVTAGMGGGTGTGGAPIVAKIARELGALTIGVVTRPFAFEGKRRGKHADMGLQELKENVDTLIVIPNQKLLSISGDRTPLTETFKKADEVLLQAVKGISDLINIRGLINLDFADIRTVMQAKGMALMGTGYAKGDNRAVQAATAAISSPLLENIRIDGATGIIINVTGGPDLSLYEVNEASTLITEAAHEDAEIIFGAVIDDSMKDEVRVTVIATGFQDPEFKQTSASASASMQDFLNAQPSNSMNMAMPQMPRMELPPLPPVAPPQNIEINFSGLGQPQPMPPPAMPASYQQQQQRPPESYNPAPASFPLQNNEMDPYAQQAAAMPAAPAAPAPQAHDHYAAPTAPHESTPVLDQQSARDQLIAKAKAFREGQDANRRNPSPEQLSMNMEGQEQPTLEEARRMAREVLSSPFSGQNLEVPAFIRKRQGDPNVKQ from the coding sequence ATGTTTGAGCTCGAAGAAAACGTCCACATCGGTGCCAACATTAAAGTTGTCGGCGTCGGCGGTGGTGGATCGAACGCGGTTTCGACGATGATCGAAGGCGCGATGAGCGGCGTAGAATTCGTCGTTGCGAATACGGACATTCAAGCGTTGAACGCGAACAAGTCGACCGTGAAAATCCAGCTGGGCCTGGATTTGACGAAGGGCCTTGGCGCGGGTGCGAACCCCGACGTCGGCCGTCGCGCGGCGATCGAGTCGTACAACGAAATCGTCGAAAAACTTGAAGGCTCGGACATGGTCTTCGTGACCGCGGGCATGGGCGGCGGAACCGGAACCGGTGGCGCGCCGATCGTCGCGAAAATCGCACGTGAGTTGGGCGCCCTGACCATCGGGGTCGTCACTCGCCCCTTCGCTTTCGAAGGTAAACGTCGCGGCAAACACGCGGACATGGGTCTACAAGAACTCAAAGAGAACGTCGACACCCTGATCGTCATCCCGAACCAAAAACTGCTCTCGATCTCGGGTGATCGGACTCCGCTGACCGAAACTTTCAAAAAAGCGGACGAAGTTCTGCTGCAAGCGGTGAAGGGGATTTCGGACCTCATCAATATCCGCGGTCTGATCAACTTGGACTTCGCGGACATCCGCACCGTCATGCAAGCGAAAGGCATGGCGCTGATGGGCACCGGTTACGCCAAGGGCGACAACCGCGCGGTGCAAGCGGCAACGGCGGCGATCTCTTCGCCCCTGCTCGAGAACATCCGTATCGACGGCGCGACCGGCATCATCATCAACGTGACCGGCGGCCCCGATCTTTCGCTGTACGAAGTGAACGAAGCTTCGACTTTGATCACCGAAGCGGCTCATGAAGATGCGGAAATCATCTTCGGTGCGGTGATCGACGATTCGATGAAAGACGAAGTTCGCGTGACCGTGATCGCGACCGGCTTCCAAGATCCCGAGTTCAAACAAACTTCGGCGAGCGCCTCGGCCAGCATGCAGGATTTTCTGAATGCGCAGCCCTCGAACTCGATGAACATGGCGATGCCGCAGATGCCCCGCATGGAGCTGCCGCCTTTGCCGCCCGTCGCGCCCCCGCAGAATATCGAGATCAACTTCTCGGGTCTGGGACAGCCGCAACCGATGCCTCCGCCCGCGATGCCGGCGTCGTACCAACAGCAGCAGCAGCGTCCGCCGGAGTCTTACAACCCGGCTCCCGCGTCGTTCCCGCTGCAAAATAACGAGATGGATCCTTACGCTCAGCAAGCTGCGGCGATGCCCGCGGCACCGGCAGCCCCGGCTCCGCAAGCTCACGATCATTACGCGGCTCCGACCGCTCCGCACGAGTCGACACCGGTGCTGGATCAGCAGTCGGCACGCGACCAGCTGATCGCGAAGGCGAAAGCTTTTCGTGAAGGACAAGATGCGAACCGTCGCAATCCTTCGCCCGAGCAGCTTTCGATGAATATGGAAGGCCAAGAGCAACCCACTTTGGAAGAAGCGCGCCGCATGGCTCGCGAAGTGTTGAGTTCGCCCTTCTCGGGTCAGAACTTGGAAGTTCCGGCGTTCATCCGGAAGCGCCAAGGCGATCCGAACGTTAAACAGTAG
- a CDS encoding UDP-2,3-diacylglucosamine diphosphatase, which produces MVAAWFVSDIHLKDINERSGITLLRFLVSLAEGARPCTHLFLLGDIFDLWVGGSEVFVRRYQPIVDTLARLRRKGVEIHFFEGNHDVHIEKFFERELNIPCWTEAKYFPLDGRVFRLEHGDLINLNDEAYLRYRRFYRHPVMEKVADIVPGTVWDRIGQWASKTSRKYSARDRAAREAELRDMIRIHARRSFAEAPFDVVISGHMHIRDDFEFEADVIGGPVRGTRQVRSINLGSWFEGAVALSFIDHEFTWVELE; this is translated from the coding sequence GTGGTCGCAGCCTGGTTTGTCTCGGATATCCATCTGAAAGACATCAATGAACGGAGCGGGATCACCCTGCTCCGTTTTTTAGTTTCGCTGGCCGAAGGCGCGCGTCCTTGCACGCATCTTTTCTTATTGGGCGACATCTTCGATCTGTGGGTGGGTGGGAGCGAGGTCTTCGTGCGCCGTTACCAACCCATCGTCGACACTTTGGCGCGCCTTCGCCGTAAGGGCGTCGAAATCCATTTCTTCGAGGGGAATCACGACGTCCACATCGAGAAATTTTTCGAACGTGAGCTGAATATCCCGTGTTGGACCGAGGCGAAATACTTCCCGTTGGATGGACGAGTCTTCCGCTTGGAACACGGAGATCTGATCAACCTGAACGATGAAGCGTACTTACGCTACCGGCGCTTCTATCGCCATCCCGTCATGGAGAAGGTCGCGGACATCGTGCCCGGCACGGTTTGGGATCGGATCGGCCAGTGGGCTTCGAAAACCAGCCGTAAATATTCGGCCCGCGACCGCGCGGCTCGGGAAGCCGAGCTGCGGGACATGATCCGCATTCACGCCCGTCGCTCTTTCGCCGAGGCCCCTTTCGACGTCGTCATTTCGGGTCATATGCACATTCGCGACGATTTCGAGTTCGAGGCGGACGTCATCGGGGGGCCGGTCCGGGGGACGCGGCAGGTGCGGTCGATCAATCTGGGCTCTTGGTTCGAGGGGGCGGTGGCGCTTTCGTTCATCGACCACGAATTCACCTGGGTTGAGCTCGAGTAG
- a CDS encoding GntR family transcriptional regulator — translation MAVLGIGQFLEIMEVTANGVLVDGGDLGPILLPNGEVPEGAGVGDEVEVFVSRDSEDRLLATTTFPVAQAGEFAVLRVAGLEKIGAFLDWGLKKDLFLPFREQNRELKVGDKVVVYIGIDSSDRMVASMKVSDFTEAEVPEMPADQAVKLLIFGKSDLGYKAVVDGKYEGLLFANEVHQPLQYGQSIEGFVKRVRQDGKIDLSLRPTGKGSNKVLVDETSAKILKYLEENQGFAALTDKTSPEEIYKLFGVSKKKYKIALGGLYKARRLLVEEGGVRLVPGAVPAGDAVAGDDEDDGE, via the coding sequence ATGGCAGTTCTGGGCATTGGGCAATTTCTCGAGATTATGGAAGTCACCGCGAATGGTGTCTTAGTTGACGGGGGTGACCTCGGGCCCATCCTGCTTCCCAATGGCGAGGTGCCCGAGGGCGCCGGGGTCGGCGATGAAGTGGAAGTCTTCGTCTCGCGGGACTCCGAAGATCGTTTATTGGCGACGACCACTTTTCCCGTCGCGCAGGCCGGTGAGTTCGCGGTGCTTCGGGTCGCCGGGCTCGAAAAGATCGGCGCTTTTCTGGATTGGGGTTTGAAGAAAGACTTATTTCTTCCTTTCCGCGAGCAAAATCGTGAATTGAAAGTCGGCGACAAGGTCGTCGTTTACATCGGCATTGATTCCAGCGACCGTATGGTGGCCTCGATGAAGGTTTCGGATTTCACCGAAGCCGAAGTTCCCGAGATGCCCGCCGATCAGGCCGTAAAACTTTTGATCTTCGGCAAATCCGATTTGGGTTACAAGGCCGTCGTCGACGGGAAGTACGAGGGGCTGCTCTTCGCGAACGAAGTGCATCAGCCCCTTCAGTACGGGCAATCGATCGAAGGGTTCGTGAAACGTGTTCGGCAAGACGGGAAGATCGATCTGTCGTTGCGCCCGACCGGCAAGGGGTCGAACAAGGTTCTGGTCGACGAGACCTCGGCGAAAATTTTGAAATACCTCGAAGAGAATCAGGGTTTCGCCGCGCTCACGGATAAGACTTCGCCGGAAGAGATCTACAAGTTGTTCGGCGTTTCGAAGAAGAAGTACAAGATCGCGCTCGGCGGACTCTACAAGGCGCGCCGGCTCCTCGTCGAAGAGGGAGGCGTGCGCTTGGTGCCGGGAGCCGTCCCCGCGGGCGATGCGGTCGCCGGTGACGATGAAGACGACGGCGAGTGA
- the recN gene encoding DNA repair protein RecN, producing the protein MLQELKVSHFAIIDNIHIQFGKGLNILSGETGAGKSILLKSLGLLMGAKGSVESIRAGHDQASIEGCFDLSDRPDLAQRLEALGIPTDDDQLIVRRVISEGKSRVYLNGSLSPLNTLRDLVSPLIEVAGQAAPLIEMTGQFDNRHLLSKSYQLDLLDQYVGVWDARTQYAKGYTQWQALQEEIEEFRRTSAEKAQRLDFLRFQRDEIAALDLNPGEDVEIEGELKLLKGAAKLVNFVNWAEENLDGPEDSSIQRLQSVIQKAQELNNVDPAMTGRMESLIQAKALIEDGLFELRAGVSKLEADAGRLDELEGRLSQIRKLQKKHGPTVDDILRSLIEMETELGQLENSDAHLKDLETKALKMEKDLRAQAGELSKRRNGGSQVLANSVNEELKDLNMKGVQLFVETTKLDRLTPTGMDEVEFQTQTSKSDPKRPLAKVASGGELSRILLSLKTVMGAGRFPRTYLFDEVDTGVSGETAEKVGRKLKSIGKGQQVICVTHLPQVAAAGDNHFSIQKNPGRESVSMEVKKLLKKDRVQEIARLISGEKITKTSLAHAEELLK; encoded by the coding sequence ATGCTTCAAGAACTGAAAGTCAGTCACTTCGCAATCATCGACAACATCCATATTCAGTTCGGCAAAGGCCTGAACATCCTGTCCGGTGAAACCGGCGCGGGAAAGTCCATCCTGCTGAAGTCGCTGGGCCTCCTCATGGGCGCGAAGGGTTCGGTCGAATCCATCCGCGCGGGCCACGATCAAGCGTCCATCGAAGGCTGCTTCGATCTGTCGGATCGCCCCGATCTGGCGCAACGTTTGGAAGCCCTGGGCATTCCCACGGACGACGATCAGCTGATCGTTCGCCGCGTGATCAGCGAGGGAAAATCCCGCGTCTACCTGAATGGCTCACTTTCGCCGCTGAACACCTTGCGCGACCTGGTTTCGCCTTTGATCGAAGTCGCGGGCCAAGCGGCGCCGCTGATCGAAATGACGGGGCAATTCGACAACCGTCACCTGCTTTCGAAATCCTACCAGCTCGACCTGCTGGATCAGTACGTCGGCGTCTGGGATGCGCGCACCCAATACGCCAAGGGCTATACGCAGTGGCAGGCCCTGCAAGAAGAGATCGAAGAGTTCCGTCGCACGTCCGCCGAAAAGGCGCAGCGTCTGGACTTCCTCCGTTTCCAGCGCGATGAAATCGCGGCGCTGGACCTGAATCCCGGTGAAGACGTCGAAATCGAAGGCGAACTCAAACTTCTGAAGGGCGCGGCAAAGCTCGTGAACTTCGTGAATTGGGCCGAGGAAAACCTCGATGGTCCCGAAGATTCGTCGATTCAACGTTTGCAATCGGTCATCCAGAAGGCGCAAGAGCTGAACAACGTCGACCCCGCCATGACGGGACGGATGGAAAGCCTGATCCAAGCGAAGGCCCTGATCGAAGACGGTCTGTTCGAGCTGCGCGCGGGCGTCTCGAAACTCGAAGCCGATGCGGGCCGTCTGGACGAGCTCGAAGGCCGCCTGAGCCAAATCCGCAAACTGCAAAAAAAGCACGGCCCGACCGTCGACGATATCCTGCGCTCGCTCATCGAGATGGAAACCGAACTCGGCCAGCTCGAAAACTCGGACGCGCATTTGAAAGACCTCGAAACCAAGGCCCTGAAAATGGAAAAAGATCTGCGCGCGCAGGCCGGCGAGCTTTCGAAGCGTCGTAACGGCGGCTCGCAGGTGCTCGCGAACTCCGTGAACGAAGAGCTGAAGGACCTCAACATGAAGGGCGTGCAGCTTTTCGTCGAAACCACGAAGCTCGATCGCCTGACCCCGACGGGCATGGACGAAGTGGAGTTCCAAACGCAGACCTCGAAGAGCGATCCCAAACGACCGCTGGCGAAGGTCGCCTCGGGCGGTGAATTGAGCCGTATTCTGCTGTCGCTCAAAACCGTGATGGGCGCGGGACGCTTCCCGCGCACCTACCTCTTTGACGAAGTGGACACGGGAGTTTCGGGTGAAACCGCCGAAAAGGTCGGCCGCAAGCTCAAGTCGATCGGCAAAGGCCAGCAGGTCATCTGCGTGACGCATTTGCCGCAGGTGGCGGCCGCGGGCGACAACCATTTCTCGATCCAGAAAAATCCGGGACGCGAGTCCGTGTCGATGGAAGTGAAGAAGCTTTTGAAAAAGGACCGCGTGCAAGAAATCGCTCGTCTTATTTCCGGTGAAAAGATCACCAAGACGTCGCTCGCGCACGCCGAAGAGCTTCTGAAATAG